TCTGGGGTGTTGAAGGGAATGTAGACGTTGAGACTACTTCTGGGGATATCGAGATAGATAATAAACGTGTAACAGGCAATCTGGAGGTGGAGGTAACAAGCGGAGATGTGAGTGTTAAGTTCGACGAAAATCCTTCCTCTCTAGCAGTTGACTTCAAAGGGCGATCAGGAAAGGGAACAGTAAACTTAGATGGAATGCAATATAAAGAGAAAAGTGAGAGGAATATAGAAGGACAAATTGGAGACGGGGAATTCTTGCTAAAAGTAAGAACGACTTCAGGGGATTTTAGACTAAATTAATTTAATGAAATTAACAATGTATATTCCTTCCACCATCCCTATGCTATATTTATAAAGTAATTCTACATAGATAAACATGGGGGCATTATGAAAAGATCGTTCAGTTTACAGGCACTATTATCAGCAAGTTTTGCAACATTGATTATTGTTTTGACGATTGTGTTGAGCGTTGCGATTGGACACCGTTCCAATGATGAGGTTCGAAGTGAGATAGGAAATTCGCTTAAAGAGACATCTTATATTATGGCAGGGAAATTAGATCATTATATGTGGTCGCGTTACGGAGAGGTCTCCATGCTGAGCACTCTATCAGAAATGAGACAGACAGAAGATTTGGTTGGACAACAGCAAATTCTTGATCGGCTGAAGGAGAAATTCCCTTCTTTTTCTTGGATAGGAATGACAGATAAGGACGGTGCTGTCCTGTCCTCAACCGATGGAATTTTACAAGGGGCAGACATATCAGAAAGGCCGGTATTCACAGAAGCACAAAATAAAACTTTTATCGGCGATGTCCATGAAGCGGTACTACTTGCAGAATTGCTACCGAACCCTACCGGTGAAGTAATGAAGTTCGTGGATATCAGTACGCCAGTATATAATGAAAAAAATCAATTTATTGGTGTATTGGCGGCTCATTTAAGCTGGGAATGGGCCAAGGAAATTGAGGATTCCATGTTAAAACCACTTCAGAAAAGAAACAGTTTGGATATGTTTATTGTAAGTGGAGTGGATGATAGTGTGTTGCTTGGACCAGAAGAAGAGCTCGGAAGTATGCTGCAACTGACAAGCGTGAAAGAAGCCCGAAAAGGGGGTAACGGCTGGGTTCTTGAAAAGTGGCCGAATGGGAAAGAGTATCTGACCGGATATGTCCTGGCAAGTGGCTACAAAGATTATCCTGGGCTCGACTGGGTGATTCTTGTTCGTCAACCAATAGATGCTGCTTATGCTCCAATTAAAGAAACACAGCAATACATCTACACGTTTGGATTTATTTTGGCTGGGCTGCTTGCAATCCTTGGTTGGATTGTTGCCGGTAAAATAACCTTACCGTTAAAAAATATAACAACTGCTGCGGATCAGTTGAGGCGTGGGGAACGGGTAACTATACCTGCCCACAAAGGCATTAAGGAAATAGAAGTTCTCTCGTATTCTTTAAAAAAACTGATCTCTAAGCTCACGAAAACAGAGACTGCGCTAGAGAAAATGGAAAACGTCGCCCATCGCGATCATTTAACTGGACTGTTAAACCGAATCCCGTTGTATGCTTTTATAGAGGAAACAATGAAAAAGGATCTTCCATTCGCTGTTCTCTATATGGACTTGGATGGTTTCAAAAAAGTTAATGACAATCTAGGTCATGAAGTAGGGGATATTCTTCTAAAAGATGTTAGTGAGAGGCTTAGTGAAGTGACACCTGCAGGGGGGATGGTTGCCAGAATGGGTGGAGATGAATTTGTCATGGTCCTGCCTGTTGCTGCTCACCCTGAAAAAGAAGGATTGAAAGTGGGGGAAAGCGTCATCGCCTCCATCAACAAGCCATTCAAAGTGAACGTACAAGAAGTTTCTGTCGGTTGTAGTATAGGGGGAGCTGTGTGGGACCCGGCTACTTTTGATACGAGTAAAGTGAACGAGATAATAAGGAGAGCTGATGAGGCCCTTTATAAGGTAAAACGAACGGGCAAAAATAGAATGGCATTTTAAAAAGATTAGTGGAGTTCCAAGAAATGAAAAGTCTTGGGACTCCCTTTTTTATTGTTTTGGATATTATTTATTCGATATCATGTATACTAAGCTGATAGATGCCATAACCGAAAGGGGGCTAACACCTGATGAAATTTTTTAAATCACAAATGAAACAGCTTATTAAAGACAATGATGAATTGCAGCAACGTTTAAGAGAATTGATGGACGAGCACGGCTTAGAAAAGAACTTCGCCTTAAAAGCTCTCTATCACTCTGAAGTGGCAGAAGGCGGAAAGTATCAAACAGATTATCAAGCGCTTGATGCATCGAAAAACTAATAGCATGAAAAATGAACAGAGCAGACCCTAAATCGGGTTTGCTCTATTGTTTATCAAGTGATAAGTTTAAAATAGAAGGAACTTATAAATTGGAAAGGTGTCTGGTACCAATGAACACGGAATCTTTTTTTCCTAAAAACATCAAAGCGGCCCTACAAAATAACCCTCCCGGCGATTGGATCCCATCCGTTCCAGCTAAAGCAATACGTTTGCATTCCGGCTACCCTGCACCTCATTTAGTACCTTCAAAGGATTTAAAAGAAGCAGTCGCTCAATTGCTCGAAGAAGAAAATGACCTTCCACTACACTACATAGGAAGTCCGAGAATTGATAAGTTGAAAGAATGGGTACGGCTGAGGCAGGAAGTAAGAGGGATGGTTGCAAAAGATGACGAGCTTTTAATCACAGCAGGCGCGTGCCAGGCTATTGATCTTATTGCTCGAATCTTTCTTGATAAGGATGCTGTTGTTATCGTCGAGTCACCAACCTACATGGAGGCACTTGAGATATTTCAAAATTACACAGAGCAGATTATTACCGTTCCGGTAGATAAGGATGGTCTTCAAACGGGACAGTTAGCGGAGTTGCTTGCGGAGAGAAAGCAAAAAGGGTTGACGATGCCAAGTTTTTTATATACCATCCCAACCTTCCACAATCCAACTGGTACGACGATGACAGAAGAGCGGAGGGGACAGGTTCTAAAACTGGCAGAGGAATACGATTTCTTGGTGCTAGAAGACGATGCATATGGCGAGCTTGGTTTTAAGGAAAATCCGAAGACACTTAAGTCCATGGATACGAAGGATAGAGTTCTCTATGTCGGTTCCTTGTCAAAAGTCGTTGCCCCAGGCATGCGAATTGGCTGGGTACATGCTACAGAAAGATTCATTCAAGCCTTATTCTGGTTCAAAAAAGATTTGGAGCATCCTTTCGCACAAGCGACCATGGCCACACTCTTGGAAAATACAGATTTTACATCGCGGTTGCAAACTTTAAGTGAGTCATATCAAAGAAAATGCCAAGTTATGCTGGCAGCCCTCGAAAAGTCCCTTCCTGAAAATGCGTCCTGGTTTGTACCAAAAGGCGGTTATTTTGTATGGGTGAAGATCACGGGTGTAGACACGGAGAAACTTCTTTCAAAGGCAACCGAGGGAGGAGTGTCATTCCTTCCTGGCAAATATTTTTTCCTCGATCAGGCAGAAGGAGCAGAATACCTCCGTTTGTCATTCAGCTATGAGAGTGAGGAGAATATTGAGGAAGGTATTCAAGTATTAGGAGATGTCGTTCAATCTTTTTTGAGATAAATCAAAGGGGCGGCTCGATTGCTTATAAAGCATCGGAGCTGTCCTTTACTAATTAATGCTCGATTTTTCGGCTCATGGGCTGAGCTTGAACACGATGAAGACAATCCCAGAGTGGAAATCGATGTAAAAATGTCTTCATAACAGGTATGAAGACATTTGGTCTTTAGACATTTTATTTTTAAATAATGGAACCTTATTTAGCTCACAAACGTAGAGAATAGTAGATATTTTTATATAAATTTAAGAAGGTGATCATTTGGAAAAAGTAAGGTGGTTTTTGTACACAGTTGCAGGATTGTTGATTGTGATTCCAACAATGTATGTTTTTATAGCAGATACTTATTTTAGCTCTGTGACTAGTAACATTCTAATATCTATAGCAATATTGTTGGTGATACTCGGTAAGTTAATAAGTGTATTTGAAAAGAAGAAAGAGAATGGTAGATACGCGGTTGATATTGGGGCAATCATTGGACTTGCGATTGTATTAATTATAGGTATCGTATAATAATTGGGAAACATTTCTATTAGAGAGGAGATGCGTACATGATACAGCTTTTCTTAATAATTGGTATTGTTGCTATCGTCGTTTCTGGTATGTTTCTAGGAGTCTGGACGAGCGGACAGCAACAAAGGTCGAATTATCATTCAGAGACTAAGGAACACCGAGCTTTTAGATTAAAAGTTGGTATTTTTTCTGGATTGATAGGCTTGGTTTCGTTAGGATTAGCAGGATTATTATTTTACATTTAACGACGTTCCTATTTATTGGGGAAGTTTTAACCTCCCCGAATCTCCCTCAATAACTGGAAAATCTGCCCCCGGTGATGTGCCTCATGTTCAACTAGATGATAAATCACCCACTCAGGTGTTACTTCATATTCATCAAGCACCCTAACTCTGCGCCAATCTTCCAAATTCATAGAACGAAAGTGGGAAAGCAAGGTCTCTCTCACTTTATTTAATCGATGAAGGTGGGTTTCGAGAGTATCCCCTTCAATATGTACCAATTTCCCGTCAGGCCATCCATCCAATGGGAAAAAATTTTCTATTTCTAAGTCCCACGTTTCTTTTTCCATTACTTCCCCATAAAGCCAACCAGCTTCTACATAAGCAATGTGGTACAACAGAGATCCAATGGATTGTCTGGACCCCATTTTTTTATCAAGTTCACGTTGGCTGAGTCCTTTTAACTTTTCTGTTAGGTTGTGGCGTACATCTTCTAAACACCATAGAGAACGGCCAATTTCCAGTTCATAGCCTGATAAGGATGTGATTTGCAAAATGGTTTTTGTAGTCATTTTTTCTCTCCTCCTCATTTATCCAGTCACAAAATAAGTAACACTCAACAATAATGAAAACAAACCAAAGCCAAATGCAATCCGATATAAGTGAAATCCTC
This window of the Sutcliffiella horikoshii genome carries:
- a CDS encoding DUF5316 family protein, with product MIQLFLIIGIVAIVVSGMFLGVWTSGQQQRSNYHSETKEHRAFRLKVGIFSGLIGLVSLGLAGLLFYI
- a CDS encoding DinB family protein → MTTKTILQITSLSGYELEIGRSLWCLEDVRHNLTEKLKGLSQRELDKKMGSRQSIGSLLYHIAYVEAGWLYGEVMEKETWDLEIENFFPLDGWPDGKLVHIEGDTLETHLHRLNKVRETLLSHFRSMNLEDWRRVRVLDEYEVTPEWVIYHLVEHEAHHRGQIFQLLREIRGG
- a CDS encoding PLP-dependent aminotransferase family protein, whose product is MNTESFFPKNIKAALQNNPPGDWIPSVPAKAIRLHSGYPAPHLVPSKDLKEAVAQLLEEENDLPLHYIGSPRIDKLKEWVRLRQEVRGMVAKDDELLITAGACQAIDLIARIFLDKDAVVIVESPTYMEALEIFQNYTEQIITVPVDKDGLQTGQLAELLAERKQKGLTMPSFLYTIPTFHNPTGTTMTEERRGQVLKLAEEYDFLVLEDDAYGELGFKENPKTLKSMDTKDRVLYVGSLSKVVAPGMRIGWVHATERFIQALFWFKKDLEHPFAQATMATLLENTDFTSRLQTLSESYQRKCQVMLAALEKSLPENASWFVPKGGYFVWVKITGVDTEKLLSKATEGGVSFLPGKYFFLDQAEGAEYLRLSFSYESEENIEEGIQVLGDVVQSFLR
- a CDS encoding sensor domain-containing diguanylate cyclase; this encodes MKRSFSLQALLSASFATLIIVLTIVLSVAIGHRSNDEVRSEIGNSLKETSYIMAGKLDHYMWSRYGEVSMLSTLSEMRQTEDLVGQQQILDRLKEKFPSFSWIGMTDKDGAVLSSTDGILQGADISERPVFTEAQNKTFIGDVHEAVLLAELLPNPTGEVMKFVDISTPVYNEKNQFIGVLAAHLSWEWAKEIEDSMLKPLQKRNSLDMFIVSGVDDSVLLGPEEELGSMLQLTSVKEARKGGNGWVLEKWPNGKEYLTGYVLASGYKDYPGLDWVILVRQPIDAAYAPIKETQQYIYTFGFILAGLLAILGWIVAGKITLPLKNITTAADQLRRGERVTIPAHKGIKEIEVLSYSLKKLISKLTKTETALEKMENVAHRDHLTGLLNRIPLYAFIEETMKKDLPFAVLYMDLDGFKKVNDNLGHEVGDILLKDVSERLSEVTPAGGMVARMGGDEFVMVLPVAAHPEKEGLKVGESVIASINKPFKVNVQEVSVGCSIGGAVWDPATFDTSKVNEIIRRADEALYKVKRTGKNRMAF